The genomic region CAATTAAATCAAATTGTTTAGCCGGAGAAGTTTCCAGTTTGGGTTTATTGTTGACTAAAAAATCCTTGGCCTTCCCCCGGCAGACATACAGGTAAGTGTTGCCTCTCACTTCCCGGAAACGTGAGAGCATTCTAATATGTTCTTCCAGCCCGTCCCGGGCCAGTTCCTCTCCAAAAATAAAGGACTTAGCATGCATCAAGTTAATTTCCCGGGCAATATAACTGTTTAGTAGTTTAAAACAATCCAACATAGAAGGACCCCTGACACTGGTAACCACAAAGGGCTCTACTTGTCCCCCACCGCCTCCGCCCCCGCCACTACCTGCGGCAAAGGCTAAAGTATTGGCAAAGGCTACCGTTACTTCAATTTGATCATTCGTTACTTTATCCACTCCTACTGCCAGAACAAAGGCTACTTCATTGGTTTCACGGGCACCCCAGCAACCTGTCAATAAGGCAGTTAGAATTATTAAGCAAATTATTTTACTATAAAGTTTATATTTCTTGGCTTTATGTTCCATCTTCAGGTTGCTCACCAACTTTACGAACTTTGGATAACACCAGTAATAACAGGGGCAGCAATACGGTGGGCATCAGAGTCCAGGTTCTTAGCCGGGCTACATCGAGTTTAACTGCCGTGGGTAAATCCGGGGGCAGGATACTGACGATAAAACAAAGTAAGCTAACAATCCATAGTAATGGCCGAAAATCCGGTAAACGAAAAACCCTGGCCAAAATCACAACTGCAGCGTAAAAAGTCACCGCCAGTTTAATAAAACCCACCATGGCCCAGGTTAACAGAAAAACTGATTCAATTCGCTGAAAAAACCGACCGAAGGTAACCAGACGGCTTAAATTAAAAAAAGGTAGTAATTCCTCAGAAGCCACGTGTACTCCAAAGGTAAGTAATATTAATAGAGCTACAATTAATTTAATCACCCCGCCCAACGACAAGGCAGTTATACCACTGCGCCAAAAATACTGCCATCCGCCAAAGGTTTGTATAATAACCGCTGCCAGTAACCCCTCGCTGACCAAACTATACTTCATTACCGATTCAATTAAGATGGTTTTCGCATCCATACTCCACAGGGGGTAAATATTGGTCACGTCCACAAAGCGTGTAACACTGACGAACAAAATCACCAGACCTAGCACCACAAAGGTAACGGATACCCTGGCCACCCGGGCCATAGTTTCCAAACCATAAAAACAGGCCGCGATGCCTGTAATTAAGGGCATCATCAACACCAAACTGATAGGCGTATCTGGTAAGGCAGCCGTTAAAATAGCTTCGGAGTATCGCCGCATTAAGATTGATTCTTCATAAATAAAAAAAGCAGCAAACACCAAATTACAAAGCAGGCCCAAATAAGGACCTAAAATCTGTTCACTGGCCTCCACAATGGTTACATTTTGATGCCGACGCATTAGCGAGGCAATAATCCAAAACTCAAATAAACTAACTACCGTGCCTATGGCATAGAGAGCCCAGGCCATATTTTTACCCACTTCAATGGCAATGGCCGGATCAGCTAAAAAAATGCGGGCCAGATTGGATAAAAACAGTAAGGCGAAACCTTCTGCAAAGCCAATTTTTCCTTCCCTGATCAATGGTGCTTGTCTCCCTTTTTGTTCGATTCCCTAACCCAACCCTGGGCAATGTTTTCTTGCAATTGATCTTTCTGGGTGTTTAAAAAATCCGGTCTCCTTTCCCAATCAAAAACCGGTTTACGGAATACCACATCACCGGTGGTACCAGTGGTGGGGGCCATGGGCGATAAGTAAGGCACACCAAAGGACTTAAGGGAGGCCATCATATGCATTTGGATAAACAACCCAAAAACAATGCCCACAAAACCCAATATGGTACCCAAGGCGATATAGGCAAATCGGGTAATTCGCAGGCCAAACTGTAGTGAATAGTTAGGTACCGCAAAGGAAGCCAGACCGGTCACAGCAACGATAATTACCAAAATTGGACTGACAATATTAGCCTGTACGGCGGCCTGGCCTAAAATTAAGGCCCCCACAATGCCAATGGTGTTGCCCATGGCACCAGGTACCCTAAGACCAGCTTCCCGGATCAATTCAAAGGA from Desulfotomaculum nigrificans DSM 574 harbors:
- a CDS encoding GerAB/ArcD/ProY family transporter translates to MIREGKIGFAEGFALLFLSNLARIFLADPAIAIEVGKNMAWALYAIGTVVSLFEFWIIASLMRRHQNVTIVEASEQILGPYLGLLCNLVFAAFFIYEESILMRRYSEAILTAALPDTPISLVLMMPLITGIAACFYGLETMARVARVSVTFVVLGLVILFVSVTRFVDVTNIYPLWSMDAKTILIESVMKYSLVSEGLLAAVIIQTFGGWQYFWRSGITALSLGGVIKLIVALLILLTFGVHVASEELLPFFNLSRLVTFGRFFQRIESVFLLTWAMVGFIKLAVTFYAAVVILARVFRLPDFRPLLWIVSLLCFIVSILPPDLPTAVKLDVARLRTWTLMPTVLLPLLLLVLSKVRKVGEQPEDGT